The following proteins are encoded in a genomic region of [Eubacterium] hominis:
- a CDS encoding PTS sugar transporter subunit IIC yields MNHFVEKFQDRLQEILFPIATKLNAEPHLSALKDGMTITIPLTIIGGFAMLLAVPPVSAGLQPTNIFNQFLLAWQSWAVSNNAILMAPYNLTIGAISVYVVFAVAYALAKEYKMNGMSSALIALFVFWLTSAAPITDEKLGLVSQMNNLGAVGMFYAIIVAFVTVEVMRFFMKKNIKIKMPDSVPPNVTAPFEALIPAAVLTIGMIILNAICTSLSGNNLCALIFTVIKPLMFASSSLPAVILLSILLSLFWFFGIHGNNMIGGVLTPITTANIALNAQYYITGQGTPTPLSGAFLTIFGNWMSYPAMMVCFFLVAKSATLKSIRKVALVPDIFNINEPLTFGVPIVMNVTVALPIMIANVITCTIGYIAMSAELVNSIHIVLPFTIPGVFNLFLSTGGDIRTIILWAVLFALDIIILMPFIKIYDKQLLADENKKENE; encoded by the coding sequence ATGAACCACTTTGTAGAAAAATTTCAAGATAGGCTTCAAGAAATTTTGTTTCCAATTGCTACAAAACTAAACGCTGAACCACACTTATCTGCTTTAAAAGATGGTATGACAATTACGATTCCTTTGACGATTATCGGAGGATTTGCAATGTTATTGGCTGTACCACCTGTATCAGCTGGCTTACAACCAACTAATATCTTTAACCAATTCTTACTTGCATGGCAGTCATGGGCAGTTTCAAATAATGCAATTCTAATGGCGCCTTATAACTTAACTATTGGAGCTATATCTGTTTATGTTGTATTTGCTGTAGCCTATGCATTAGCAAAAGAATACAAAATGAATGGAATGTCCAGCGCATTGATTGCACTATTTGTATTCTGGTTAACAAGTGCTGCACCAATTACAGATGAAAAACTTGGATTAGTATCACAGATGAACAACCTGGGAGCTGTTGGTATGTTTTACGCAATCATTGTTGCCTTTGTAACTGTAGAAGTTATGCGTTTCTTTATGAAGAAAAACATTAAAATCAAAATGCCAGATTCTGTTCCACCTAATGTAACAGCTCCATTCGAAGCATTGATTCCTGCTGCAGTATTAACAATTGGAATGATTATACTAAATGCAATTTGTACATCTTTAAGTGGTAATAATCTTTGTGCATTAATTTTCACAGTTATCAAACCATTGATGTTTGCGTCATCTTCACTGCCTGCAGTAATTTTGTTAAGTATTTTATTAAGCTTATTCTGGTTCTTTGGTATCCACGGAAACAACATGATTGGTGGAGTATTAACACCAATCACAACTGCAAATATCGCATTAAATGCACAGTATTATATTACAGGACAGGGAACACCAACACCATTATCAGGTGCATTCCTTACAATTTTCGGTAATTGGATGTCTTATCCTGCTATGATGGTATGCTTCTTCCTAGTTGCAAAAAGTGCAACTTTGAAATCTATTCGCAAAGTAGCCTTGGTTCCAGATATTTTTAATATCAATGAACCACTAACCTTTGGTGTACCAATTGTAATGAATGTAACAGTAGCTTTACCAATTATGATAGCAAACGTAATCACATGTACGATTGGATATATCGCAATGAGTGCTGAGCTGGTAAACAGTATTCATATTGTGCTTCCATTTACAATACCTGGAGTATTTAATTTATTCTTATCTACAGGTGGAGATATACGTACTATCATCTTATGGGCAGTACTGTTTGCTTTAGATATCATTATTTTAA
- a CDS encoding nitroreductase family protein produces MEFDQVIKNRRSIRKFHQQAVETEKITAILDCARLCQSAKNRQPWRFMVLTEDRKNRVADIMLNLFEQNDVELHGYMNSSRNSANIIKNAPVLILVFIPKDEEWIQSDLLSVGAAIEHICLKAVNEGLGSVWIADTVYTREGICEELGRTDDLLVSGIAVGYADEQPSPRPRKTLEEIILK; encoded by the coding sequence ATGGAATTTGATCAGGTAATAAAAAATCGAAGAAGTATACGCAAGTTTCACCAACAAGCAGTGGAAACAGAGAAAATTACAGCGATATTAGACTGTGCAAGGTTATGCCAATCAGCGAAAAATCGTCAACCATGGAGGTTCATGGTACTTACAGAAGATAGAAAAAATCGTGTTGCGGATATTATGTTAAACCTTTTTGAACAAAATGATGTAGAACTACATGGCTATATGAACAGTTCTAGAAATTCCGCAAATATCATCAAGAATGCGCCAGTATTGATATTGGTATTTATCCCAAAAGATGAAGAATGGATACAAAGTGACTTGTTATCTGTAGGTGCAGCCATAGAACATATTTGTTTAAAGGCAGTGAATGAAGGTTTAGGTTCTGTATGGATTGCGGATACGGTTTATACAAGAGAAGGAATATGCGAAGAATTAGGGAGAACTGATGATTTACTGGTGTCTGGTATTGCTGTTGGATATGCGGATGAACAACCATCACCACGTCCTAGAAAAACGTTGGAGGAAATAATTTTGAAGTAA